A DNA window from Pseudarthrobacter sp. W1I19 contains the following coding sequences:
- a CDS encoding restriction endonuclease, translated as MQATDPRASVRHLVLDELSRGIVERLDPASASFLNSSGLAKASPMGMGLYRIEPVGNVGSVRTSTMQLDVRPKDRLGLSRLLFLLSYAGEQGFRPDSVAAVEDRELWSALAESLAQLAERALGRGVLQGYRTVDESLRTVKGRIRISDQISRRPGMLVPLEVSYDEFSEDIAENRILRAALERMGQVPRVRPDVLSRLRQLKGKLDAVTRLPAGAPLPSWTATRMNVRYHAVLRLAELILRNASAEAGDGKQQTASFVVDMAQVFEDFVGKALREAMAAYPGELRLQYNALLSEAVRDADRLSVQPDAVHLLGGRPVVAYNTKYKAASDLGASLTADHYQTLAHCTALAVPTAWLVYAGAGEVKLRRILNTDIDIVEFPLDLSRPPSEILAAVRGLARQSWGEVVRQARATTGD; from the coding sequence TTGCAGGCCACTGATCCACGTGCTTCCGTCCGGCACTTGGTGCTGGACGAATTGTCCCGCGGCATTGTGGAACGGCTGGATCCGGCCAGCGCCTCCTTCCTGAACTCCAGCGGCCTGGCCAAGGCATCGCCGATGGGTATGGGCCTCTACCGGATCGAGCCGGTGGGCAACGTGGGTTCCGTGCGGACCTCCACCATGCAGCTGGATGTCCGCCCCAAGGACCGGCTGGGGCTCAGCCGGCTCCTGTTCCTGCTCAGCTACGCGGGTGAACAGGGTTTCCGTCCCGACTCCGTGGCCGCCGTCGAGGACCGGGAACTGTGGAGCGCCTTAGCGGAGTCCCTGGCACAGCTTGCCGAGCGGGCGCTGGGGCGCGGTGTGCTGCAGGGCTACCGCACCGTGGACGAATCACTGCGCACCGTCAAGGGCCGGATCCGGATCTCGGACCAGATCTCGCGGCGGCCCGGCATGCTGGTGCCGCTGGAAGTGTCCTACGACGAGTTCAGCGAGGACATCGCAGAAAACCGCATCCTGCGGGCGGCACTGGAGCGGATGGGCCAGGTGCCGCGGGTCCGGCCCGACGTGCTGAGCCGGCTGCGCCAGCTCAAGGGAAAGCTCGACGCCGTCACCCGCCTTCCGGCCGGCGCTCCGCTGCCGTCGTGGACGGCCACCCGGATGAATGTCCGCTACCACGCCGTCCTCCGCCTGGCGGAGCTCATCCTGCGGAACGCCTCCGCAGAAGCCGGCGACGGCAAGCAGCAGACCGCCTCGTTCGTAGTGGACATGGCGCAGGTGTTTGAGGACTTTGTGGGCAAGGCGCTGCGGGAGGCGATGGCGGCGTACCCGGGGGAGCTCCGGCTCCAGTACAACGCGCTTCTGAGCGAGGCTGTGCGGGACGCGGACCGGTTGTCCGTGCAGCCGGACGCCGTGCACCTGCTGGGCGGGCGGCCTGTGGTGGCATACAACACCAAGTACAAAGCTGCCTCTGACCTCGGAGCCTCCCTGACCGCTGACCACTATCAGACGCTGGCGCACTGCACCGCGCTGGCGGTGCCCACGGCCTGGCTGGTTTACGCCGGCGCGGGGGAGGTCAAACTGCGGCGCATCCTTAATACGGACATCGATATCGTGGAGTTCCCGCTCGACCTGTCCCGGCCGCCGTCGGAAATCCTCGCCGCCGTCCGGGGACTCGCCCGGCAGTCCTGGGGCGAGGTTGTCCGCCAGGCGCGCGCAACCACCGGTGATTGA
- a CDS encoding MarR family winged helix-turn-helix transcriptional regulator: MAVAPDTAADLVSQIFDLQRAVRCISTANVRGQDTGVALQGVLRFVGEGETRATRLAERLGVSAPVLSRHIADLEEHGLVARRQDPDDGRAQLVALTPLGAEKLRHIEEQRTAVLQDYLRDWSEEDAGDTAKSLRRLTESLKKSARATAAGATNEQKTLEESLNG; this comes from the coding sequence GTGGCAGTAGCACCGGATACGGCAGCGGACCTCGTCTCCCAAATTTTCGATCTCCAGCGCGCGGTGCGATGCATCTCCACCGCGAACGTCCGCGGGCAGGATACCGGCGTGGCCCTGCAAGGGGTGCTGCGGTTTGTGGGGGAGGGGGAAACCCGGGCCACCCGGCTGGCCGAGCGGCTCGGCGTCAGCGCTCCCGTCCTCAGCCGCCATATTGCGGACCTTGAGGAGCATGGCCTGGTGGCCCGCAGGCAGGATCCCGACGACGGCCGGGCCCAGCTGGTTGCCCTCACCCCGTTGGGAGCCGAGAAGCTCCGGCATATCGAGGAGCAGCGCACCGCGGTCCTGCAGGACTACCTGCGCGACTGGAGCGAGGAGGACGCCGGTGACACGGCGAAATCCCTCCGCAGGCTCACCGAATCACTGAAGAAATCAGCCCGGGCAACGGCGGCCGGCGCCACCAATGAACAGAAAACCTTGGAGGAGTCACTTAATGGCTAA
- a CDS encoding McrB family protein, translating into MTPASATAMTRALGISKEIEDAAWFVLGPGLLGKPSALDGRTMTWTSEAAAELLDRLERGTPDPKAPMMTNLRQNLEGASREAKQLAVELLFLQSLPLAHEVKSLKVKRARVAEAASWLEPPLELPEDLYQGLTDHGVIRDRTAEFNWTIWDHLKWLCRFVRHVDQLPTADIAAALQDPLEFHRLAAATPGDQPAIRRSIEFLTWPGYFEPVVADVERQEIRDAFASLVGGAKGDAEEDITADIHRIRLHLDEQAGQRIDWYARQLVSQWRKVGDPGRRAWLLRTHSDNTELLTAWQGEEKVTLDVEHLRLLGPGVTAGVVQHAVDEDYKHLGYVEREDTKTAVFAFLTVMKPGDLVLYQHAGKVRLGGVLGEPEHNEDNRRLRRKVRWFDEGHTTTSLPRHVQRQLATPGIVVDVTRVVQALQGLLPAEAETEPDGDGEAAAVVPPVQEGFRPLTREFADSLHMELEPLQEIAELLEENRQLVLYGPPGTGKTYLAKHLAAELADDTTDERVKLVQFHPSYAYEDFFEGYRPDKTDEGQVSFKLVAGPLRRLAEEAAKPGNEKKPYFLIIDEMNRANLAKVFGELYFLLEYRDDRIYLQYSPNEPFTLPDNLYIIGTMNTADRSIAMMDAAIRRRFAFIELHPQTEPVKGSLLRFLEARQLDTTPARLLDALNAAIDEWDRDLMIGPSYFMKPAAQTPPGLRRIWKYELMPLLEEHYHGQLTRAQLEERFGLDRLLERLAGH; encoded by the coding sequence ATGACCCCCGCCTCCGCGACTGCCATGACCCGTGCCCTTGGTATCTCGAAGGAAATTGAGGATGCGGCGTGGTTCGTCCTGGGCCCCGGGCTCCTCGGGAAGCCGTCCGCCCTCGACGGGCGCACCATGACCTGGACGTCGGAGGCCGCGGCGGAGCTGCTGGACAGGCTGGAACGGGGCACCCCGGACCCGAAAGCTCCCATGATGACCAACCTTCGGCAGAACCTCGAGGGCGCATCCCGGGAAGCGAAGCAGCTGGCCGTTGAACTGCTGTTTCTGCAGTCGCTGCCCTTGGCGCACGAGGTGAAGTCGCTGAAGGTTAAGCGCGCGCGGGTGGCCGAGGCCGCCTCCTGGCTGGAACCTCCGCTGGAGCTGCCGGAGGACCTCTACCAGGGACTCACTGACCACGGCGTGATCCGCGACCGCACTGCCGAGTTCAACTGGACCATCTGGGACCACCTGAAATGGCTGTGCCGGTTTGTGCGGCACGTGGACCAGCTGCCCACCGCGGACATCGCCGCCGCACTCCAGGACCCGCTGGAGTTCCACCGGCTCGCGGCGGCGACGCCCGGCGACCAGCCAGCCATCCGCCGCAGCATCGAGTTCCTCACCTGGCCCGGCTACTTTGAACCTGTGGTGGCGGACGTGGAGCGCCAGGAGATCCGGGACGCCTTCGCTTCGCTGGTGGGCGGTGCCAAGGGCGACGCCGAGGAAGACATTACCGCGGACATCCACCGCATCCGCCTCCACCTCGATGAGCAGGCGGGCCAGCGGATCGACTGGTACGCGCGGCAGCTGGTGAGCCAGTGGCGGAAGGTGGGGGATCCGGGCAGGCGCGCGTGGCTGCTGCGCACGCACAGCGACAACACCGAGCTCCTCACAGCGTGGCAGGGCGAGGAGAAGGTGACGCTTGACGTCGAACACCTCCGCCTGCTGGGCCCCGGCGTCACCGCAGGGGTGGTGCAGCACGCCGTGGACGAGGACTACAAGCACCTGGGATACGTGGAACGCGAGGACACCAAGACAGCTGTTTTCGCTTTCCTCACCGTGATGAAACCCGGGGACCTGGTGCTTTACCAGCACGCCGGAAAGGTGCGGCTGGGCGGGGTGCTCGGCGAGCCTGAACACAATGAGGACAACCGGCGGCTGCGCCGGAAGGTGCGCTGGTTCGACGAAGGGCACACCACCACCAGCCTTCCCCGGCACGTCCAGCGCCAGCTGGCCACCCCGGGCATCGTCGTTGACGTGACGCGCGTGGTCCAGGCCCTGCAGGGCCTGCTGCCCGCCGAAGCGGAAACCGAGCCCGACGGCGATGGTGAAGCGGCCGCCGTCGTCCCTCCCGTGCAGGAGGGCTTCCGCCCGCTGACCCGTGAATTCGCTGATTCGCTGCACATGGAACTCGAGCCGCTGCAGGAGATCGCGGAGCTGCTGGAGGAGAACCGGCAGCTGGTCCTGTACGGTCCGCCGGGTACCGGCAAGACGTACCTGGCCAAGCACCTCGCGGCAGAGTTGGCGGACGACACCACGGACGAGCGGGTCAAGCTGGTCCAGTTCCACCCGTCCTACGCTTACGAGGACTTCTTCGAAGGCTACCGGCCGGACAAAACGGACGAGGGCCAGGTGTCATTCAAGCTCGTCGCCGGACCGCTGCGCCGTTTGGCGGAGGAAGCGGCGAAGCCCGGCAACGAGAAAAAGCCCTACTTCCTCATCATCGACGAGATGAACCGCGCCAACCTCGCCAAGGTGTTCGGCGAGCTGTACTTCCTGCTGGAGTACCGCGACGACCGGATCTACCTGCAGTACAGCCCCAACGAGCCGTTTACGCTGCCGGACAACCTCTACATCATCGGCACCATGAACACCGCGGACCGGTCCATTGCCATGATGGACGCCGCAATCCGACGCCGCTTTGCCTTCATCGAGCTGCACCCGCAGACCGAACCCGTGAAGGGGTCCCTCCTGCGGTTCCTTGAGGCCCGCCAGCTGGACACCACACCGGCGCGGCTCCTGGATGCGTTGAACGCGGCCATCGATGAGTGGGACCGGGACCTGATGATCGGCCCCTCGTACTTCATGAAGCCGGCAGCGCAGACGCCCCCAGGATTGCGCCGGATCTGGAAGTACGAGCTGATGCCACTGCTCGAGGAGCACTACCACGGACAGCTGACCCGGGCGCAGCTCGAGGAGCGCTTCGGCCTTGACCGGCTGCTGGAACGCCTTGCAGGCCACTGA
- a CDS encoding ABC transporter ATP-binding protein: MSARKKDSTGVKDTAAEEQLNAGPAADVLEDDEFVEEEYKPSEADGDMFGGMPAKKAEHFWPSAKRLMGLLKPEALGIYVVVAMVVIAVVLNVIAPKILGQAMDVIFAGVVGKQLPAGATKEQFVDGLRQQGQDNFADMVSRMELVPGAGINFDKLTTLIAVVLLMYFVANIFLWLQGYVLNRIVMKVIRRLRDDTEKKLNRLPLNYFDTRQRGDVLSRVTNDVDNIQQALQQAFAQLINSVLTVIGIVVMMFIVSWQLALIALVALPLSGVAAGMIGVRSQKLFAAQWKNTGSLNGQIEESFSGHDLVKVFGRDADMLERFEERNEALYKASFGAQFVSGIIFPVMQFVSYLSYVGIAVVGGLRVASGSMSLGDATAFIQYSREFTQPLGQMAGMANMLQSGVASSERVFEFLDADEQDVETATEHLPAKTDGHVDFKDVTFSYTEDKKLIENLSFTAEPGNTVAIVGPTGAGKTTLVNLVMRFYELNSGSITLDGVDITHLSRSELRSKVGMVLQDAWLFGGSIYDNIRYGNLDATEEQVMAAAKATFVDRFVRALPEGYDTVIDEEGNNVSAGEKQLITIARAFVANPSLLILDEATSSVDTRTELLVQKAMAALRTDRTSFVIAHRLSTIRDADTILVMENGRIVEQGNHKVLLAAEGAYYRLYMSQFAGTDAGEAPVDDSTAVHS, encoded by the coding sequence ATGAGCGCCCGCAAGAAGGACTCCACCGGGGTGAAAGACACGGCTGCCGAGGAGCAGCTCAACGCCGGACCAGCGGCGGACGTCCTGGAGGACGACGAATTCGTCGAGGAGGAGTACAAACCCTCCGAAGCTGACGGCGACATGTTCGGCGGCATGCCGGCCAAAAAAGCCGAGCACTTCTGGCCCTCTGCCAAGCGGCTGATGGGGCTGCTGAAGCCCGAGGCGCTGGGGATATACGTGGTGGTGGCCATGGTGGTCATCGCCGTGGTCCTGAACGTGATTGCCCCGAAGATCCTGGGCCAGGCCATGGACGTGATCTTCGCCGGGGTGGTGGGCAAACAGCTTCCCGCCGGAGCTACCAAGGAACAGTTCGTGGACGGCCTGCGCCAGCAGGGCCAGGACAACTTCGCGGACATGGTGTCGCGGATGGAGCTGGTGCCCGGCGCCGGCATCAACTTCGACAAGCTCACCACGCTCATCGCCGTGGTGCTGCTGATGTACTTCGTGGCCAACATCTTCCTGTGGCTGCAGGGGTATGTGCTGAACCGCATTGTAATGAAGGTGATCCGCCGGCTCCGCGACGACACCGAGAAGAAACTCAACCGGCTGCCGCTGAACTACTTCGACACCCGCCAGCGCGGCGACGTCCTGTCGCGGGTGACCAACGACGTCGACAACATCCAGCAGGCGCTCCAACAGGCATTCGCCCAGTTGATCAACTCTGTCCTGACGGTCATCGGCATCGTGGTCATGATGTTCATCGTCTCCTGGCAGCTGGCGCTCATCGCACTGGTCGCCCTGCCGCTGTCCGGCGTGGCCGCCGGCATGATCGGCGTGCGCAGCCAGAAACTGTTCGCCGCCCAGTGGAAGAACACCGGTTCCCTCAACGGGCAGATCGAGGAATCCTTCTCCGGGCACGACCTCGTAAAGGTCTTCGGCCGGGACGCCGACATGCTGGAACGGTTCGAGGAACGCAACGAGGCACTGTACAAGGCCAGCTTCGGTGCCCAGTTCGTCTCCGGCATCATCTTCCCCGTGATGCAGTTCGTGTCCTACCTCAGCTACGTGGGCATCGCCGTGGTGGGCGGGCTCCGCGTCGCTTCGGGCTCCATGTCACTGGGAGACGCGACGGCGTTCATCCAGTACTCGCGCGAGTTCACCCAGCCGCTGGGCCAGATGGCGGGCATGGCCAACATGCTCCAGTCCGGCGTCGCGTCCTCCGAGCGGGTCTTCGAGTTCCTCGACGCAGACGAACAGGATGTTGAGACGGCCACCGAGCACCTGCCGGCCAAGACGGACGGGCACGTGGACTTCAAGGACGTCACCTTCAGCTACACCGAGGACAAGAAACTGATCGAGAACCTGTCCTTCACAGCGGAACCCGGAAACACCGTGGCGATCGTGGGGCCCACCGGCGCCGGCAAGACCACCCTGGTCAACCTGGTGATGCGCTTCTACGAGCTCAACTCCGGGTCCATCACCCTGGACGGGGTGGACATCACCCACCTCAGCCGGTCCGAACTCCGCTCCAAGGTGGGCATGGTGCTGCAGGACGCCTGGCTGTTCGGCGGCTCCATTTACGACAACATCCGCTACGGCAACCTCGACGCCACCGAAGAGCAGGTCATGGCCGCAGCCAAAGCCACCTTCGTGGACCGCTTCGTCCGTGCCCTGCCCGAGGGCTACGACACCGTGATCGACGAGGAAGGCAACAACGTCAGCGCCGGCGAAAAGCAGCTCATCACCATCGCCCGTGCCTTTGTGGCCAACCCGTCACTGCTGATCCTCGACGAAGCCACCAGCTCCGTTGACACCCGCACCGAACTGCTGGTGCAGAAGGCCATGGCTGCGTTGCGGACGGACCGCACCAGCTTTGTGATCGCCCACCGGCTCTCCACCATCCGCGACGCCGACACCATCCTGGTGATGGAAAACGGCAGGATCGTGGAACAGGGCAACCACAAGGTCCTCCTTGCCGCCGAAGGCGCCTACTACCGGCTCTACATGTCGCAGTTTGCGGGCACGGACGCCGGGGAAGCTCCGGTGGACGACTCGACGGCGGTGCACAGCTGA
- a CDS encoding thioesterase family protein, which produces MRWGDMDAYGHINNVQIVRMLEEARIAAFGPPRGAGLPGVEPHVSLFNDVPEGTMALVVDHKIRYVRTLEYRNVPAVVQVWIGAVKGASFDIHYLLQDPVTREDCVKASSHLAFVDETTGRVQRLTPEQKERMAPFTA; this is translated from the coding sequence ATGCGCTGGGGCGATATGGACGCCTACGGACACATCAATAACGTCCAGATCGTGCGGATGCTGGAGGAAGCCCGGATCGCGGCCTTCGGACCGCCCAGGGGAGCAGGACTGCCGGGCGTGGAACCGCACGTCTCCCTGTTCAACGATGTTCCCGAGGGCACCATGGCCCTGGTAGTGGACCACAAGATCCGGTATGTCAGGACCTTGGAGTACCGGAACGTTCCGGCCGTGGTGCAGGTATGGATCGGCGCGGTCAAGGGCGCCAGTTTCGATATCCACTACCTGCTCCAGGACCCCGTCACACGCGAAGACTGCGTGAAGGCAAGCAGCCACCTGGCGTTTGTGGACGAGACAACGGGGCGGGTGCAGCGCCTCACGCCTGAACAGAAGGAACGTATGGCTCCGTTCACGGCGTGA
- a CDS encoding ABC transporter ATP-binding protein: MLLTLIRRYSKPYAPYILAVIFFQLASTIAALYLPSLNARIIDEGVSRGDTDFIWRTGAVMLLVAFVQVGTAIAGVYFGSRTAMALGRDLRRAVFRKVTSFSAKDVNAFGAPTLITRGTNDVQQVQMLVLMGLNFMVATPIMCVGGIIMALREDISLSWLVWVSVPLLTVVVGYLVVRLMPLFRSMQKKIDRINAVLREQIIGIRVVRAFVREPYETGRFGEANKELTDVSLKIGSLFVLMFPAIGMILHLSTAAVLWFGGQRVDSGDMQVGALTAFLQYLLQILVAVMMGTFMAMMIPRASVCADRIGEVLDVEPSIHDPERPEAPASLAGVVEYRNVTFAYPGAEAPVLSNVSFTARPGQTIAIIGSTGAGKTSLLSLLPRLYDTVEGEVLLDGVPVNNLDRAEITRRVALVPQRPYLFSGTIEHNLRFGKTEATDHELWDALEVAQGADFVREKKNGLNSRISQGGTNVSGGQRQRLCIARALVTKPRVYLFDDSFSALDVATDARLRAALKHTTADATVIIVAQRISTITEADQILVLDNGRIVDRGTHEELLETSPTYQEIVESQLSVEEMA; this comes from the coding sequence ATGCTCCTCACCCTCATCCGGCGCTACTCAAAACCGTATGCGCCGTACATTCTGGCTGTCATTTTCTTCCAGCTGGCTTCCACCATCGCAGCCCTCTACCTGCCCAGCCTGAACGCCAGGATCATCGACGAAGGCGTGTCCCGCGGGGATACCGACTTCATCTGGCGCACGGGTGCGGTGATGCTGCTGGTGGCGTTCGTCCAGGTGGGCACTGCGATTGCCGGTGTCTACTTTGGCTCCAGGACCGCGATGGCCCTCGGCCGGGACCTGCGGCGCGCAGTGTTCCGCAAAGTCACCAGCTTCTCGGCCAAGGACGTCAACGCCTTTGGTGCGCCTACGCTGATCACGCGCGGCACCAACGACGTCCAGCAGGTGCAGATGCTGGTGCTGATGGGATTGAACTTCATGGTGGCCACCCCCATCATGTGCGTCGGCGGCATCATCATGGCGTTGCGTGAGGACATCAGCCTGTCCTGGCTCGTCTGGGTTTCAGTGCCCCTGCTGACCGTTGTGGTGGGGTACCTCGTGGTCCGGCTGATGCCGCTGTTCCGGTCCATGCAGAAAAAGATCGACCGCATCAACGCCGTGCTGCGCGAGCAGATCATTGGTATACGCGTGGTGCGGGCATTCGTCCGCGAGCCGTACGAAACCGGGCGGTTTGGTGAGGCCAACAAGGAACTGACCGACGTTTCACTGAAGATCGGCTCCCTGTTTGTGCTGATGTTCCCGGCCATCGGCATGATCCTGCATCTGTCCACCGCCGCAGTGCTCTGGTTTGGCGGGCAGCGCGTGGACTCCGGAGACATGCAGGTGGGCGCCCTGACGGCGTTCCTGCAATACCTGCTCCAGATCCTGGTAGCCGTCATGATGGGCACCTTTATGGCCATGATGATCCCGCGCGCCTCCGTCTGCGCGGACCGCATCGGCGAGGTGCTCGACGTCGAACCCTCCATCCATGACCCTGAGCGGCCGGAGGCGCCCGCGTCCCTCGCCGGCGTGGTCGAGTACCGCAATGTCACGTTCGCCTACCCCGGCGCCGAAGCGCCGGTCCTGAGCAACGTCAGCTTTACTGCCCGGCCGGGCCAGACCATCGCGATCATCGGCTCCACGGGTGCCGGCAAGACGTCCCTGCTGTCGCTCCTGCCGCGCCTGTACGACACCGTTGAAGGCGAGGTGCTGCTGGACGGCGTTCCCGTCAACAACCTGGACCGCGCCGAGATCACCAGGCGCGTGGCGCTCGTCCCGCAGCGGCCGTACCTCTTTTCCGGGACCATCGAGCACAACCTGCGCTTCGGCAAGACCGAGGCCACGGACCATGAACTCTGGGACGCGCTCGAGGTGGCGCAGGGCGCCGACTTCGTCCGGGAGAAAAAGAACGGGCTGAACTCCCGCATCTCCCAGGGCGGCACCAACGTCTCCGGCGGGCAGCGGCAGCGCCTCTGCATTGCCCGTGCCCTGGTGACCAAACCCCGCGTTTACCTGTTTGATGACTCCTTCTCCGCCCTCGATGTCGCCACGGACGCCCGGCTCCGGGCCGCGCTCAAGCACACCACTGCCGACGCCACCGTTATCATCGTGGCCCAGCGGATTTCCACGATCACCGAGGCGGACCAGATCCTGGTGCTGGACAACGGCCGGATCGTGGACCGCGGAACACACGAGGAACTCCTGGAAACCTCACCCACCTACCAGGAAATTGTTGAATCCCAGCTGAGCGTGGAGGAAATGGCATGA
- a CDS encoding MDR family MFS transporter: MANVTATAQHERARTGKQESRQSKRHEPGAPMNHRQIMEALTGLLAAFFTAILSSTIVANALPTIMSELKGTQTDFAWVITAALLANAATTPIWGKLADLFDKKVLVQLSIVIFVAGSVMAGFSENIPFLLTARVIQGIAMGGLTALAQAIIGSIIPPRERGKYSGYMGAVMAVGTAGGPLLGGFIVDSPLGWRWTFFVCVPLAVVALILLQVTLKVPHVKRPAKIDWLGAILLTSGVSVLLVWVSFAGKADYYDWWSWQSAAMVGGGVLLLALLVLVESKVSQPIIPPKIISERTTALAIVASVAVGVAMFGSSTFLGQYYQVARGATPTEAGLLTLPMIAGNLVGSVLSGQLISRYGKWKRFLIGGTVFLIGGLALAGTMDHTTELWLTGLYTAIFGVGLGMLMQNLVLAVQNTVKASDIGSASASVAFFRSVGGAIGVSVLGAVMANHVKDLATDGLTKLGIQASGNSGATLDLKDLPAPVAEVMRAAYGDATAGIFMISAAVSVVALLAVLFIKEKPLRRTVDITPEANIQANADGEAGMTAITGQLPQAAGAVPGSDAGAVRASAGSLDSGSAGSKAYDGGTSAVPAASSAVLTADDLEEAFALNYDAEDFKAGAAATTAETVQKLQDTQHLLARQQVELGKLVLDIQEQLRSQREVAAQQAATAAELSRLKRRLLKERKSQAAAALYIASHGRHSAAAPEE, from the coding sequence ATGGCTAACGTCACCGCCACCGCGCAGCACGAGCGCGCCCGGACCGGGAAGCAGGAATCGCGGCAGTCCAAACGCCACGAACCCGGCGCCCCCATGAACCACCGGCAGATCATGGAGGCCCTCACCGGCCTGCTGGCAGCCTTCTTCACCGCGATCCTCAGCAGCACCATCGTGGCCAACGCGCTGCCCACCATCATGTCCGAGCTCAAGGGCACACAGACTGACTTCGCCTGGGTGATCACCGCGGCCCTGCTGGCCAACGCGGCCACCACACCCATCTGGGGCAAGCTTGCGGACCTCTTCGACAAGAAGGTCCTGGTCCAACTCAGCATCGTGATCTTTGTGGCCGGCTCCGTAATGGCCGGCTTCTCCGAAAACATCCCGTTCCTGCTGACCGCCCGCGTGATCCAGGGCATAGCCATGGGTGGCCTGACGGCCCTGGCGCAGGCCATCATCGGCTCCATCATCCCGCCCCGCGAACGCGGCAAGTACTCCGGCTACATGGGTGCGGTGATGGCCGTGGGCACTGCCGGCGGCCCTCTGCTGGGCGGCTTCATCGTGGACAGCCCCCTGGGCTGGCGCTGGACCTTCTTCGTCTGCGTCCCGCTCGCCGTCGTGGCCCTGATCCTGCTCCAGGTGACGCTGAAGGTTCCACACGTCAAGCGGCCTGCCAAGATCGACTGGCTCGGTGCCATCCTCCTGACCAGCGGCGTGAGCGTGCTCCTGGTCTGGGTGTCCTTCGCCGGCAAGGCCGACTACTACGACTGGTGGTCCTGGCAGTCGGCAGCGATGGTGGGCGGCGGCGTCCTCCTGCTCGCGCTGCTGGTGCTGGTTGAATCCAAGGTCTCCCAGCCGATCATCCCGCCGAAGATCATCTCCGAGCGCACCACGGCCCTGGCCATCGTCGCATCCGTGGCCGTCGGTGTGGCCATGTTCGGGTCCTCCACCTTCCTGGGGCAGTACTACCAGGTGGCCCGCGGCGCCACACCCACCGAGGCCGGCCTGCTGACGCTGCCCATGATCGCCGGCAACCTGGTCGGGTCCGTGCTGTCCGGCCAGCTCATCAGCCGCTATGGCAAGTGGAAGCGCTTCCTGATCGGCGGTACGGTCTTCTTGATCGGCGGCCTGGCGCTCGCAGGGACCATGGACCACACCACCGAGCTCTGGCTCACCGGCCTCTACACGGCAATCTTCGGCGTCGGCCTGGGCATGCTGATGCAGAACCTGGTCCTCGCCGTGCAGAACACTGTGAAGGCGTCTGACATCGGTTCCGCCAGCGCCTCCGTTGCCTTCTTCCGCTCCGTCGGCGGCGCCATCGGCGTCTCCGTCCTGGGTGCCGTGATGGCCAACCATGTGAAGGACCTTGCCACGGACGGCCTCACCAAGCTGGGCATCCAGGCCTCGGGGAACAGCGGAGCCACCCTGGACCTGAAGGACCTGCCTGCCCCGGTGGCTGAGGTCATGCGCGCCGCCTACGGTGACGCCACTGCCGGGATCTTTATGATCTCCGCCGCGGTCAGCGTGGTTGCCCTGCTTGCCGTCCTGTTCATCAAGGAAAAGCCACTACGCCGCACCGTGGACATCACTCCGGAAGCCAATATCCAGGCCAATGCTGACGGAGAAGCCGGGATGACCGCCATCACCGGGCAGTTGCCGCAGGCAGCGGGAGCTGTGCCCGGCAGTGATGCAGGTGCTGTGCGTGCCAGCGCCGGCAGCCTTGATTCAGGCAGCGCCGGCAGCAAGGCGTACGACGGCGGCACCTCCGCAGTGCCGGCTGCGAGTTCTGCGGTGCTCACCGCTGACGACCTCGAGGAAGCCTTTGCCCTGAACTATGACGCGGAGGACTTCAAAGCCGGTGCCGCTGCAACTACTGCCGAGACGGTGCAGAAGCTGCAGGACACCCAGCATTTGCTGGCCCGGCAACAGGTGGAGCTGGGGAAGCTGGTGCTGGACATCCAGGAACAGTTGCGCTCCCAGCGGGAAGTGGCCGCCCAGCAGGCAGCGACGGCCGCCGAGCTCAGCCGGCTGAAGCGCAGGCTCCTTAAAGAACGGAAGTCGCAGGCTGCCGCCGCGCTTTACATCGCCAGCCATGGCAGGCACAGCGCCGCTGCACCAGAAGAGTGA